One Rhododendron vialii isolate Sample 1 chromosome 2a, ASM3025357v1 genomic region harbors:
- the LOC131315552 gene encoding helicase and polymerase-containing protein TEBICHI isoform X3, with protein MASGSPRTRIDQFFASKKKKKSLSSSLKPGRGDKDPKATLEASPSAKGSLDSYVVTSQDDNCSDIPLCRAHVSSDREGLVKRSLTLEISSLTSYGNGNVSLSAPYQPQNSEAYGKDQKEGSHVTSCVGDISDRALVNSESAVGAGNSELKQFATDFLSLYCSERPPSLSTPLEPKVSAHKRQGSPSLLVVEDKSSKKRHCIVDGNESQAKIEATCYDEKDEELVEYGVIPECGEAFIKGSRGMNVDTHMVEIHSSLRKCNTTLAASLYNTECDTPGLTTRACGTPKSTRGSSIFSPGEAFWNEAIEVADGFLVTNDGILVPVAGELSIAKKRSDIKDTKILGSVGGDDASNKILDEGASRVLGVEMNASMRSAGKHGNSLDEEASPLPVKHFSFEDKNMDEETLYSSSADNNNALMHKQGKQQVQELPLVSDAAKQKVGTLRRDHESITSSTPYIGKRNLLPNSQNNEDSTPSSSVLLKNHLDLRHWLPSEICSTYVKKGISQLYSWQVDCLQVDGVLERRNLVYCASTSAGKSFVAEILMLRRVLSTGKMALLVLPYVSICAEKAEHLEALLEPLGKHVRSYYGNQGGGTLPKDTSVSVCTIEKANSLINRLLEEGRLSEVGIIVIDELHMVGDQSRGYLLELMLTKLRYAAGEGNGESSSGESSGMSSGKNDPAHGLQIIGMSATLPNVSAVADWLQASLYQTDFRPVPLEEYIKVGNTIYDKKMDVVRTISKTSDLSGKDPDHIVELCNEVVQEGNSVLIFCSSRKGCESTARHVAKFLRKFPASAHDDKNESIDVTSAIDSLGRSPAGLDPILEETLPFGVAYHHAGLTVEERETVETCYRRGLVRVLTATSTLAAGVNLPARRVIFRQPRIGREFIDGTRYRQMAGRAGRTGIDTKGESVLICKPEEVKRIIKIVNDSCPPLHSCLSDDKNGMTHAILEVVAGGIVQTASDIHRYVRCTLLNSTKPFEDVVKSAQDSLKWLCHRKFLEWNEDTKLYSTTPLGRASFGSSLCPEESLIVLDDLSRAREGFVLASDLHLVYLVTPTNVEVEPDWELYYERFMELSALDQSVGNRVGVVEPFLMRMAHHGPMRTANRSRDNTKGLMGRVGMTNHNMLSDEQTLRMCKRFYVALILSRLVQEIPVAEVCEAFKVARGMVQALQENAGRFASMVSVFCERLGWHDLEGLVSKFQNRVSFGVRAEIVELTSIPFVKGSRARALYKAGLRTPQAIAEASVSELVKALFEYSSWTAQENSAQRRIQLSVAKKIKNGARKIVLDKAEEARVAAFSAFKSLGLDVPEFSRPLSLKVAGDAIRKEATTSSGEDSTGSFVVGVGVQHTKHSSKLIRDGSENLDKLKLEVGQEKSTKAFDVPLGISDEAKSAAIMQTNFGAENPAAVEGPVILDEKNTTVNHIGNVVTSSSGPLLITGNENRTFDEYHERVGQERHDRENACFVSKENASSDKGPVSAVNISGGFDSFLDLWDTAQEFYFDIHFSKRPKGNSSVPFEIHGIAICWENSPVYYVNLPKDLFWFKRRNDTLSMTISGDGDGGDVLAPKHRFELAMQRWNRIVMIMGRKDVKKYTWNLKVQIQVFKVPAVSIQRLGSLNLAVKTLGLELVDSSYYVLSPVFVRDGLDMCIVAWILWPDEERSSNPNLEKEVKKRLSSEAAAAASRSGRWKNQMRIAAHNGCCRRVAQTRALYSVLWKLLISEGLVEALLSIEIPLVNILADMEVWGIGVDMEGCLQARQMLGRKLRYLEKEAYRLAGMTFSLYSAPDIANVLYGHLKLPIPEGSNKAKQHPSTDKHCLNLLRHEHPIIPVIKEHRSLAKLLNCTLGSICSLARLSIRTQKYMLHGHWLQTSTATGRLSMEEPNLQSVEHMVEFENYKDGDDSNVDRYCINARDFFVPTEDNWLLLAADYSQIELRLMAHFSKDTSLIELLSKSHGDIFTMIAAKWTEKEESTVTSQERDQTKRLVYGILYGMGPNTLSEQLNCSLDDAAEKIQNFKRYVKTLKGRKRFLAKIKLGNSKERSKAQRQAVNSICQGSAADIIKIAMINIHSQIVGEVNDSDPATVAAKFHMLRGRCRILLQVHDELVLEADPSVIMEAGWLLQMSMERAASLLVPLRVKMKVGRAWGSLEPFLAEQNEQGVLVPSS; from the exons ATGGCGTCTGGTTCCCCTCGGACGCGTATCGATCAG TTTTTTgcttcaaagaagaagaagaaatctctTTCATCATCTTTAAAGCCTGGGAGAGGTGACAAAGATCCAAAAGCTACACTCGAAGCATCTCCTAGTGCCAAGGGGTCTCTAGACAGCTATGTGGTGACTTCCCAAGATGATAATTGTTCCGATATACCGTTGTGCAGAGCTCATGTTTCTTCAGATAGGGAAGGTCTTGTCAAGAGAAGCCTGACACTAGAGATTAGCTCGTTGACCAGCTATGGAAATGGAAACGTCTCGTTGTCAGCCCCTTACCAACCTCAAAATTCTGAGGCCTATGGAAAGGATCAAAAGGAAGGATCCCATGTGACGTCATGCGTTGGTGATATTTCTGATAGAGCTCTTGTCAATTCAGAGTCTGCAGTTGGTGCTGGAAACTCTGAACTTAAGCAGTTTGCAACCGACTTTTTGTCATTGTATTGTAG TGAACGTCCACCAAGTCTAAGTACACCCTTAGAGCCGAAAGTGAGTGCTCATAAAAGACAGGGTAGTCCATCTTTGCTAGTGGTAGAGGATAAATCATCTAAGAAAAGGCATTGCATTGTTGACGGGAACGAGTCCCAGGCCAAGATTGAAGCCACTTGCTATGATGAGAAGGATGAGGAATTGGTAGAGTATGGTGTCATCCCTGAATGTGGAGAAGCATTTATCAAGGGTTCCAGAGGG ATGAATGTAGATACTCATATGGTGGAAATTCATTCGAGCTTGAGAAAATGCAACACAACATTGGCAGCTTCGTTATACAATACTGAATGTGATACACCTGGTCTGACTACCCGAGCCTGTGGAACTCCCAAATCAACCCGTGGAAGCTCCATATTTTCTCCTGGAGAAGCATTTTGGAATGAAGCAATTGAAGTTGCTGATGGTTTTCTTGTGACGAATGATGGCATTTTAGTCCCAGTCGCTGGAGAACTTAGTATTGCAAAGAAACGGAGTGATATAAAGGATACAAAAATTTTGGGAAGTGTGGGGGGTGATGATGCGTCAAACAAAATATTGGATGAGGGTGCAAGTAGAGTCCTCGGTGTTGAAATGAATGCTTCTATGAGGTCAGCCGGTAAGCACGGGAATAGTTTGGATGAAGAAGCATCACCGTTGCCTGTGAAGCACTTCTCCTTCGAGGACAAAAATATGGATGAGGAAACCCTGTATTCTTCTTCAGCTGACAACAATAATGCGCTGATGCACAAACAAGGTAAACAACAGGTACAAGAGTTGCCCCTTGTGAGCGATGCAGCCAAGCAAAAAGTGGGTACTTTGAGGCGAGATCATGAAAGCATCACATCTAGTACACCGTATATTGGCAAAAGAAATTTGTTGCCAAATAGTCAAAACAATGAAGACAGTACTCCATCAAGTTCTGTGCTGCTAAAGAACCATTTAGATCTAAGGCACTGGCTTCCTTCTGAAATATGCAGCACATATGTGAAGAAAGGAATCTCACAGTTGTATTCGTGGCAG GTTGACTGCCTTCAGGTGGATGGCGTTTTAGAAAGAAGAAATCTTGTCTATTGTGCTTCTACTAG TGCTGGTAAAAGTTTCGTTGCTGAAATTTTAATGTTACGGCGAGTCTTATCAACTGGAAAAATGGCACTTCTTGTACTTCCATATGTATCAATTTGTGCAGAAAAG GCAGAGCATCTAGAGGCCCTTTTAGAACCACTTGGCAAGCATGTACGCAGTTATTATGGGAACCAAGGTGGTGGGACTCTTCCAAAAGATACCTCTGTATCTGTCTGCACAATTGAGAAGGCTAACTCTTTAATAAATAGATTGCTAGAAGAGGGTCGTCTTTCAGAAGTTGGGATTATTGTGATAGATGAACTGCACATG GTTGGTGATCAAAGTAGGGGTTATCTATTGGAGCTTATGTTGACAAAGCTTCGTTATGCTGCTGGTGAAGGCAATGGAGAATCTTCTAGTGGAGAAAGTTCGGGTATGAGCAGTGGGAAGAATGACCCTGCTCATGGTCTTCAAATTATTGGTATGAGTGCAACCTTGCCTAACGTGTCTGCTGTTGCTGATTGGCTTCAA GCATCTTTGTACCAGACTGATTTCCGACCAGTTCCGTTAGAGGAATACATTAAAGTTGGAAACAccatttatgacaaaaaaatgGACGTTGTTAGGACAATCTCTAAAACATCTGACCTAAGCGGTAAAGATCCAGATCATATTGTTGAATTGTGCAATGAG GTTGTTCAAGAGGGTAATTCGGTGCTGATATTTTGCTCTAGTCGAAAAGGATGTGAATCTACTGCTAGGCATGTTGCTAAATTCCTCAGGAAATTTCCTGCCAGTGCCCATGACGATAAAAATGAATCCATTGACGTCACTTCAGCTATTGATTCCTTGGGAAGAAGTCCTGCAGGATTAGATCCCATTTTGGAGGAAACTCTTCCTTTCGGCGTGGCATACCATCATGCTGGTCTGACT GTTGAAGAAAGAGAGACTGTTGAGACCTGCTATCGCAGAGGACTTGTACGCGTCTTAACTGCTACATCTACCTTAGCTGCTGGGGTTAACCTACCTGCCAGGAGGGTCATTTTTCGGCAACCCCGGATTGGTCGTGAGTTTATTGATGGAACAAGGTACAGACAGATGGCTGGTCGGGCTGGTCGGACTGGAATAGATACGAAGGGCGAGAGT GTTTTAATTTGCAAACCAGAAGAAgttaaaagaattataaaaattGTTAACGACAGCTGTCCTCCGCTGCATTCTTGTCTCTCTGATGATAAGAATGGGATGACCCATGCAATTTTAGAAGTTGTTGCTGGTGGAATTGTTCAAACTGCTAGTGATATTCATCGATATGTTCGATGTACCCTTCTCAATTCCACAAAGCCATTCGAAGATGTTGTAAAATCAGCTCAGGATTCTCTCAAGTGGCTATGCCACAGGAAATTTCTCGAATGGAATGAAGACACTAAGTTGTACAGCACAACACCTCTTGGACGTGCATCTTTTGGAAGTTCTCTGTGCCCTGAAGAATCACTT ATCGTGCTAGATGATCTTTCAAGGGCCAGAGAAGGATTTGTGCTTGCATCTGATTTGCATTTAGTATACTTGGTAACACCCACCAATGTTGAAGTTGAACCAGATTGGGAATTATATTATGAAAGATTCATGGAATTGTCAGCTCTTGACCAG TCGGTTGGCAATCGAGTTGGAGTGGTAGAACCCTTTTTGATGCGTATGGCCCACCATGGGCCTATGCGCACTGCAAACAGATCAAGGGATAACACTAAAGGGCTGATGGGCAGAGTTGGGATGACAAACCATAATATGCTTTCAGATGAGCAAacacttagaatgtgtaaacgCTTCTATGTTGCTCTCATCTTGTCAAGACTTGTGCAG GAAATACCTGTGGCTGAGGTTTGTGAAGCCTTTAAAGTGGCTCGGGGCATGGTTCAGGCCTTACAAGAAAATGCTGGAAGGTTTGCATCTATGGTCTCTGTATTCTGTGAGAGGCTTGGTTGGCATGACCTGGAAGGCTTGGTTTCGAAGTTCCAAAATCGTGTTTCGTTTGGGGTCCGAGCAGAGATTGTAGAGCTTACTAGTATTCCATTTGTTAAG GGTTCTCGAGCTAGAGCACTTTATAAGGCTGGCCTCCGTACGCCTCAAGCAATAGCTGAAGCATCAGTTTCTGAACTTGTGAAGGCTCTTTTTGAATATTCATCATGGACTGCACAAG AAAATTCAGCACAACGGCGGATACAGTTGAGTGTAGCAAAGAAGATAAAGAATGGGGCACGCAAAATTGTTCTTGATAAAGCTGAAGAGGCTAGGGTTGCTGCCTTCTCAGCTTTTAAATCTCTTGGGCTGGATGTTCCCGAATTTTCTCGACCTCTATCATTAAAGGTTGCTGGTGATGCCATCCGAAAAGAAGCAACTACCTCTTCTGGGGAAGACTCTACAGGTAGCTTTGTTGTTGGTGTTGGTGTCCAGCATACAAAGCATTCATCTAAGTTGATAAGAGATGGATCTGAAAATCTTGATAAACTAAAGCTAGAAGTTGGACAAGAGAAGTCAACAAAAGCTTTTGATGTTCCCTTGGGGATTTCAGATGAAGCGAAATCAGCTGCTATCATGCAAACTAACTTCGGTGCCGAAAATCCTGCAGCTGTTGAAGGGCCTGTTATTCTAGATGAGAAAAATACTACTGTCAACCATATTGGTAATGTAGTCACCTCCTCCTCTGGTCCTTTACTTATAACTGGTAATGAAAACAGGACATTTGACGAATATCATGAACGTGTTGGGCAGGAGCGGCATGACAGAGAAAATGCATGTTTTGTTAGTAAGGAAAATGCTTCTTCTGACAAAGGTCCTGTAAGTGCTGTCAATATTTCTGGTGGATTTGATTCCTTTCTTGATCTTTGGGATACAGCCCAAGAATTCTATTTTGATATTCACTTTAGCAAAAGACCGAAGGGGAATTCCAGTGTCCCTTTTGAAATACACGGCATAGCAATCTGTTGGGAAAATTCTCCAGTGTACTATGTCAATCTTCCCAAGGATCTATTTTGGTTTAAGAGAAGGAATGATACCTTGTCCATGACTATTtctggtgatggtgatggtggtgatgtTTTGGCACCAAAGCATCGGTTTGAACTAGCAATGCAAAGATGGAATAGGATTGTTATGATCATGGGGAGAAAAGATGTGAAGAAGTATACTTGGAACTTAAAAGTTCAGATTCAGGTGTTTAAAGTTCCTGCTGTTTCCATTCAGAGATTAGGTAGCCTGAATCTTGCTGTGAAAACTTTGGGTCTTGAACTTGTTGACAGCTCATACTATGTGTTGTCCCCGGTATTCGTACGGGATGGACTCGACATGTGCATTGTAGCATGGATCTTGTGGCCTGACGAGGAGAGAAGCTCCAACCCCAATCTGGAAAAG GAAGTTAAGAAAAGGTTATCCAGTGAGGCTGCAGCGGCTGCTAGTCGGAGTGGTAGATGGAAAAATCAGATGCGCATAGCTGCTCATAATGGTTGCTGCCGCAGAGTTGCGCAAACCCGAGCCTTATATTCTGTTCTCTGGAAATTGCTAATTTCTGAAGGACTAGTTGAAGCCCTTCTTAGCATTGAGATCCCACTG GTGAACATTCTTGCGGACATGGAGGTGTGGGGAATAGGTGTTGACATGGAGGGATGCCTTCAGGCCCGTCAAATGTTAGGGAGAAAACTAAGGTATCTTGAGAAGGAAGCTTACAGACTGGCTGGTATGACGTTTTCTTTGTATTCGGCGCCAGATATTGCAAATGTCCTTTATGGGCACCTGAAGCTGCCCATACCTGAAGGTTCCAATAAAGCAAAACAACACCCAAGCACCGACAAGCACTGTTTGAACTTGTTGAG GCATGAGCATCCCATTATTCCGGTCATAAAAGAGCACCGATCTTTGGCAAAGCTATTAAACTGTACCTTGGGATCAATTTGTTCGCTTGCTAGGCTTTCAATTAGGACACAGAAGTACATGCTTCATGGCCATTGGCTCCAAACATCAACAGCAACTGGACGACTTTCAATGGAGGAACCTAATCTTCAG AGTGTCGAGCACATGGTTGAATTCGAAAATTACAAAGATGGAGATGATTCAAATGTAGATCGTTATTGTATAAATGCTCGTGACTTTTTTGTCCCTACTGAG GATAATTGGTTGCTATTAGCTGCAGATTATTCTCAAATAGAACTGAGACTAATGGCTCACTTTTCCAAAGACACTTCGCTAATCGAACTCCTCAGTAAAAGCCATGGTGATATCTTCACCATGATAGCAGCAAAATGGACTGAGAAAGAGGAATCTACTGTTACCTCCCAAGAACGAGATCAAACCAAAAGATTAGTTTATGGCATCCTGTATGGAATGGGTCCTAATACCCTTTCCGAACAACTGAACTGCAGTTTAGATGATGCTGCTgagaaaattcagaattttaaaAG ATATGTGAAGACCCTTAAAGGAAGAAAGCGTTTCCTAGCAAAAATTAAGCTTGGAAACAGTAAAGAAAGGTCTAAAGCTCAGAGACAAGCTGTCAATTCTATTTGTCAG GGATCTGCTGCTGACATCATCAAAATCGCAATGATCAATATACATTCTCAGATTGTTGGAGAAGTCAACGATTCTGATCCGGCAACAGTTGCAGCAAAATTTCACATGCTTAGGGGCCGCTGCAGAATCCTTTTGCAG GTACATGATGAATTAGTACTGGAAGCAGATCCTTCCGTCATAATGGAAGCTGGGTGGTTGCTTCAAATGAGCATGGAGAGAGCTGCGTCGCTCCTCG TTCCTTTGCGGGTCAAAATGAAGGTTGGGAGAGCATGGGGATCTTTGGAGCCTTTCCTGgctgaacaaaatgaacaaggAGTTTTGGTTCCAAGTTCTTAG